One Comamonas odontotermitis genomic window, CGGCTCACCGTACAGGCGTGCCAGGGCAACCTGATCCACCACCTCGGGCATGGCACTGGCAGAGGCCGCGGCGGTGGCCGAATCAGCAGTGTCCAGATCGCCGGAAGTTGACATGCGAGATGTTGTTTGCTATCGAAACGGGAGCTGATTGCAGTTGCCAGTCTTGCGCTGGCTGCTGTCTGGCATGCAATGCTGCAGCCGACAGCCTGCGCTGATCAGTCGTGATTGGTCTGGTAGACGTAGGGCTTCTGGGCCACGCGGCTGGCCTTGAAATCGGCCTGCTCTTCGCGGTCGAGGTCCTTGTCCCACAACAGCGAACGGCCTTCGCGTTGGCCGGCTTCCAGGTAAGGCTTTTGCTCTTTGAGCGTGTTGATGAACTGGGTGACTTCGGATTGGTAGTCGGGGCGGCGGAAGAATGACATGGCTTATATTTACCTCTTTCCCTCGATTCTACCGAACCTGACCATGTCCCTCGTCACCAAGCTTGCAATGGCCGCTGCTGCGGTGGCCGCTACCGTGTTTTTGGTGGGCTGTGACCAACAGCGCATCAAGGAACTGGAGGAGTTCGTCTCGACCGAACAGGATGTGCGCGAAAAATTCGGGCCGCCCAACCAGATCTGGGACGAAGCCGACGGCTCGCACACGCTCGAGTACACCCGCCAGCCCATGGGCGCGCAGAACTACATGATCACCATCGGCAAGGATGGCAAGATGACTGCGCTGCGCCAGGTGCTGGCGCCGGACTATTTTGCCAAAGTGCGCCCCGGCATGGACCAGCAGGAAATCCGTCGCCTGCTGGGCCAGCCCGCCAAGCGCGCCAGCTATCCGCTCAAGAACGAGGCCGAGTGGGACTGGAACTGGATCGATCCGCCCAATACCAAGATGCTGTTCACCGTGGTGTTTGATGCGCAGGGCAGGGTAGTGCGCAGCGGCAGCACGGTGGTGCTGCAGGATCGTTGAGTTTTCGCTCCCCACTGGGACAGACCAGGTGGGGATAACCTGACGCCTTTGCCAGTGCGCTGCTTCAGGTCGCCGCGGCAGCGGCCGTGGCGCTTGCCACATCGGGTTGCAGATCGGCCTGCAACCGCTCGTACAGGCCGGTGCGCCGGGCGATATCGAGCGGTTGGCCGACCAGGCCCGAGACGATGAGCCGTACCTGCCGCGTCTCGCAGGTCTTGCTGAGCGCCTCCAGCGCCTCGGCGCCGGTCGAGTCCACGTAGATCACGTTCTTCAGGTCCAACACCAATGCTCGCGTGGGCAGCTGGTCTTCGAGCGACTCGATCAGCTTGGTGGCGCCAAAGAAAATGGCGCCATGGAGCCGCCAGACCTGAACCTGTTCATCGAGCCCCGCCAGCAAAGGCTGCTCGGCAGCCGTCAGACGCTCGGCACGCGAGAGGCTGGAGATACGGTAGACGAAGGTGATGCAGGCCGCGAAGATGCCGAACTCCACGGCAACCGTCAGGTCGAACACCACGGTCAGCAGGAAGACCGACACCAGCGTGATGCGATAAGGCAGGCGATAGGTCTTGAGCCGCGCGAACTCGCGCCATTCGCCCATGTTCCAGGCCACGAACATCAGGATGGCGGCCAGCGTGGCCAACGGAATGGATGCGGCCAGCGGTGCTGCCACCAGGATTACCAACAGCAGAACCAGCGCATGCACCATGCCGGAGACGGGGCTGGTGGCGCCGCTTTTCACATTGGTCACCGTTCGCGCAATGGTGCCGGTGGCGGGCATGCCGCCGAAGAAGGGCGTGATGAAATTGGCAATGCCCTGGGCCATCAACTCCTGGTTGGGGTCGTGTCGGTCGCCGATCATGCCGTCGGCCACACGGGCGCACAGCAGCGACTCGATGGCACCCAGCAGGGCCAGCGTGATGGTGGGCATCAGCAGAAAGCGTGCCGATTCCCAGCTGAAGGCAGGCAGGGTGAATGCGGGCAGCGCCGCCGGTATGCCGCCAAAACGGCTGCCGATGGTTTCCACCGGCAATCCAAAGCCAGCCACCACGCCCGTGGCGAGCACCAACGCAACAATGGAGCCGGGCACCCGGGCAAGCCGTGCGGCCCATCGCTGCACCACAGCATTCCTGCCTGCCGCCGCTGGCAGCCAACGCTGCCAGCCCACGACCACGGCGAGCGACACCACGGCCACACTGGTCGCCCACGGGTTGATGGTGGACAGATGGTTGCCCAGCGCTCCCAGGATGCCGAAGAAATCTCCTGGCATCTTGGGAATGGAAAGACCGAGGAAATCCTTGACCTGCGACAGTGCAATCAGCACCGCAATGCCGTTGGTGAAGCCGATGATGACGGCCACCGGGATGAAACGCACCAGGGTTCCCAGCCGCAGCAACCCCATCACGAACAGCAGCACGCCAGACAGTGCGGTGGCAATGATCAGATTGGCCACACCGTACTGTTGCACGATGCCATAGACGATGACGATGAAGGCGCCCGCGGGCCCGCCGATCTGCACCCGGCTGCCGCCAAGCAGCGCAATCAGGAAGCCCGCAATGATGGCGGTAAAGAGGCCCGCTTCGGGTTTGAGGCCCGAGGCGATGGCAAAGGCCATGGCCAGTGGCAGGGCCACTACGGCGACGGTGAGACCGGCGCCCAGGTCCTGCAGGAAACGGGCGCGGTCATAGCCGCGCAATGCCGCATGGAGGCGCGGCCTGAATGAAAAGGGAACGTGCAATCTGAACTCCGGAGAAGTGGAACTGAAACGCAGGGGTTCAGAACTTCGCCGGAGGGCCGCAATGGTGCAGCCGGGTGATGAAACGCCTGCGGCGCGACAGCGGCAGGATCGGTGCGTGAGACATGGCTGAATCAGTGTACACCGCTGGACGGATCGAAGCATTTCGCAGATCGATAGCCGAAATTCGCGTTTGTGCGGAGGCCCTGGCCTTCGTAGCATGACGGCTTTCGTAGGAGGATCTGCCTTTCATGCTGCAACGCCGCCATTTGCTGACGGGCGCCCTGGCCGCGCTGCCCGCCCTGCGCATCGTGCACGCTGCCGAGACCGGGTGGCCGCGCAAGCCGATCCGGCTGGTCGTGACATTTCCGCCCGGCGGCGCCAGCGACATCGCCGCGCGTCTGCTGGCGCCTCTGTTGTCGGCCCAGCTCGGCCAGCCGGTGGTCATCGACAACCGGCCCGGTGCGGGCTCCACGCTCGGCGCACAGGCCGTGGCGCGCAGTGCGCCTGATGGCTATACGCTGCTGTTGTCCAATTCGGCGGCGCTGTCGATTTCGCCACACCTGCTGGCGCGGTCCCCTTACGATGCCGCGCGCAGCTTCACGCATCTGGGCTACATCGGCTCGGTGCCCACGGCATTGGTGGTTCGGCAGGAGCTACCGGTGCACAGCTTTGCCGAGTTGGTGCAATGGTTGCGCAGCCAGCCGCAGGCCGTGCCCTATGGCAGTGGCGGGGCGGCATCGGTGGGGCATCTGGTGGGGGCGGAGCTCGCACGCTTGCAGGGTTTGCAATTGGCGCATGTGCCCTACCGGGGCGCAGGGCCCATGCGCTCGGACCTGCTGGCGGGCCACATTCCGTTGGCCATTGATGCATTGCCGCAGAACCTGCCGCTCGCCCGCGAGGGTCGCGTGCGGCTGCTGGCGGTAACGACGGTGCAGCGCGTGCCGCAGGCAAGCGAAGTGCCCACGGTGGCTGAGTTGGGCTTGCCGCAGTTGGTGGCCGACAACTATGTGGGGCTGTCGGCACCGGCAGGCCTGTCCGAGCCGGTGGCGCAGCGCCTGGGGGCAGCGCTGCAGCGGGCGCTGGCCGATACCGCCGTGCGCCAGAGCCTCGCCGCTCAGGGTTTTGTACAACCGCCGCTGGACGCACAGGCGTTTGCCCGCCTTGTGCAGGATCAATCACAGGCCTGGGGCAGTGTGGCCCGGGCGACGGGAGCGACGTTATGAACTTTCTGGCTCGCCGCCCCCGCGTGGCCGTTGCCTTGTTCGGCCCGCAGGGGCAAGGCAGTTTCAACGAAGCCGGTTTGCAAGGTGTGCAGCGCGCCCTGGCTGCCGGCCACGATGTCACGCCTTTCTGGATTGCGCCGCGCGACGAAGCTGCGCGTACGGCGGCGGTGGAGCAGCTGTGCGAGCAAGGGTTCGATCTGATCGTGGCCCATGGCGGACAGGGTGATGCGCCGGTGTCACACACGCTGCAACGCTGGCCAAGCCAGCGTTTTGCCATCACCCAGGGCAGCCTGCAGGCGCCGCAGGTGGCGCGCTACGAGGTGCAGCAGGAGCAGTCGGCGTTTCTGGCGGGCGTGCTGGCGGCGCTGTACAGCCGCTCTGGCGTGGCCGCGCATTTCTCGGGCGAGCGCGTGCGCCCCGGCCTCCAGGGCCGTGCAGCCTATGCACATGGCCTGCGCGTCGTAGGCTGGCAGGGGCGGCTGTTGACGCAGTTCTGCGGCCACCAGCACCAGCCGCAACTGGCCGAGCTGTGTATCCACACCATGGCAGATGCGGGTGCTGATGTGCTGTTTGCCATGATTGACGGCGGTCGCAGCGGCGCAACGGCAGCCTGCCGTGCGCGCGGTGTGGCGCAGATCGGCAATGTGCTCGATTGGGTGGCGCGCGACCCGCAGGTGTTCGTGGCCTCGGCGGTGGCCGATTCGGGCGAGGCCATTTTTCGTGCGGTGGCCGACTTTGCGCGCGGCGAGTTGGCGCTGGGCAGGCGTCGGCGTTTTGGTCTGGAAGAGCCCGCCCTGGTGCGCCTGCAACTGCGCGGTGACCTGGCCGCGTCGGTGCGCGTACAGATCGAGACCTGGAGCCACCGGCTGTGCACCGGAGAGGTAGTGCCGGACAACGAGTACGCCGGAGAGGAATGGCCGGTTCCGCAGGAGGCAGTTCCTTACGGCAATGCCTCTTCGGGTGAGCGCGAATTGCTCGCGCCGGGGCCGGGCTGGTAAGGGTGGTTGGGGTCGCTTTCGCGGTATTTGATGGAGATGCCGCTGTTGTCCGGCTTGTCATCGGTCATTGCGCCATAGGCGGCGCCTACGCCCTTGCCAGCCAGCTTGGCCGTGCCGATTGCCACATCCGCTGCCACGCCTACTGCAGCGGCTCCCACCGCCACTACC contains:
- a CDS encoding BMP family ABC transporter substrate-binding protein, with the translated sequence MNFLARRPRVAVALFGPQGQGSFNEAGLQGVQRALAAGHDVTPFWIAPRDEAARTAAVEQLCEQGFDLIVAHGGQGDAPVSHTLQRWPSQRFAITQGSLQAPQVARYEVQQEQSAFLAGVLAALYSRSGVAAHFSGERVRPGLQGRAAYAHGLRVVGWQGRLLTQFCGHQHQPQLAELCIHTMADAGADVLFAMIDGGRSGATAACRARGVAQIGNVLDWVARDPQVFVASAVADSGEAIFRAVADFARGELALGRRRRFGLEEPALVRLQLRGDLAASVRVQIETWSHRLCTGEVVPDNEYAGEEWPVPQEAVPYGNASSGERELLAPGPGW
- a CDS encoding outer membrane protein assembly factor BamE, whose protein sequence is MSLVTKLAMAAAAVAATVFLVGCDQQRIKELEEFVSTEQDVREKFGPPNQIWDEADGSHTLEYTRQPMGAQNYMITIGKDGKMTALRQVLAPDYFAKVRPGMDQQEIRRLLGQPAKRASYPLKNEAEWDWNWIDPPNTKMLFTVVFDAQGRVVRSGSTVVLQDR
- a CDS encoding SulP family inorganic anion transporter, encoding MHVPFSFRPRLHAALRGYDRARFLQDLGAGLTVAVVALPLAMAFAIASGLKPEAGLFTAIIAGFLIALLGGSRVQIGGPAGAFIVIVYGIVQQYGVANLIIATALSGVLLFVMGLLRLGTLVRFIPVAVIIGFTNGIAVLIALSQVKDFLGLSIPKMPGDFFGILGALGNHLSTINPWATSVAVVSLAVVVGWQRWLPAAAGRNAVVQRWAARLARVPGSIVALVLATGVVAGFGLPVETIGSRFGGIPAALPAFTLPAFSWESARFLLMPTITLALLGAIESLLCARVADGMIGDRHDPNQELMAQGIANFITPFFGGMPATGTIARTVTNVKSGATSPVSGMVHALVLLLVILVAAPLAASIPLATLAAILMFVAWNMGEWREFARLKTYRLPYRITLVSVFLLTVVFDLTVAVEFGIFAACITFVYRISSLSRAERLTAAEQPLLAGLDEQVQVWRLHGAIFFGATKLIESLEDQLPTRALVLDLKNVIYVDSTGAEALEALSKTCETRQVRLIVSGLVGQPLDIARRTGLYERLQADLQPDVASATAAAAAT
- a CDS encoding DUF3460 family protein — translated: MSFFRRPDYQSEVTQFINTLKEQKPYLEAGQREGRSLLWDKDLDREEQADFKASRVAQKPYVYQTNHD
- a CDS encoding Bug family tripartite tricarboxylate transporter substrate binding protein; the protein is MLQRRHLLTGALAALPALRIVHAAETGWPRKPIRLVVTFPPGGASDIAARLLAPLLSAQLGQPVVIDNRPGAGSTLGAQAVARSAPDGYTLLLSNSAALSISPHLLARSPYDAARSFTHLGYIGSVPTALVVRQELPVHSFAELVQWLRSQPQAVPYGSGGAASVGHLVGAELARLQGLQLAHVPYRGAGPMRSDLLAGHIPLAIDALPQNLPLAREGRVRLLAVTTVQRVPQASEVPTVAELGLPQLVADNYVGLSAPAGLSEPVAQRLGAALQRALADTAVRQSLAAQGFVQPPLDAQAFARLVQDQSQAWGSVARATGATL